In Bdellovibrionota bacterium, the genomic stretch TTCGCAGGTCATGCCAGACGAATCATTTTACGATCGTACATCGGACATTTCTCGCAAAAGGCCGGAGGAACGGAATTTTTCATTTCCTGACGAAAAGCCCTATAGTCTTGACTGTCCCAAATATCGGCGAACGGTCGATCCCGGGTCGAACCAAAATTGAATTTACCGTCCCATCCGTGCCAATTGCACGGGGTGGCTAGACCGTCCGCCGTGATATAGCTGAAGAACCACGGGAGCTGGCAACGCCGCTTCCCATCCCCGGCCGAAATCTGCGCTTCCAAGTTCACGCCAAGCCTCTTGGCCGCCAGGCGGGCCTCCTCGTAGAACTGATTCCGCCTCGTCCGCTCCAAATCGATCGTCTTCGACTCGAAAGCCTTTTCAATGCCTTGGCTTCCCCAAAACATGATGTCCTGGACGACCAGCTTCGAAACCCCGAGGTCGGCCGTGAGCTGCACAAGGGCCGGCAGCTCGTGCATGTTGGCGCTCGTCAGACAATTATAAATAGTCACTTGCAGGAGACTTTTACGTTCCCGAATCAACGCTGTCAGAGCTTTCACGTTGGCAATGACTTTCTCGAAGTTAGCTCCCGCCCGCTGAACCTCGAATGACTCTTTGGTAGGCCCGTCGATCGATATATTCAGATAATCTTGACCGTTCGAGAGGATCTCTTCGCGCATTCGTTCGGTAAGCAGCGTGCCGTTCGTGAAAAAACCGCAGTAAATGCCCTTGGATTTCGCATATTGCACCATTCGGAAAAGGTCCTTGAGCATTGTTGGCTCACCGATTCCGTAGAGAATCAGTTTCGCGACAAACTCAAACTGATCGATGAAAGTCTTGAACATGTCGAAGTCCATGTCTGTGCCAACGCCCAGCTTTTCGGCATGTATGCAGCTCGGGCAACGGAGATTGCACCGGGAGGTCGTCTCCATGTGAAGGATTACGGGAAGCTGGGAGGGTTTGAGCGGCTCGAAGAGTTGATTCCATTTCGCCCGAAAGATCGGTCGAAGGGCCCGGAAACCATGATTTTTCCAAGCGCTGGAAAGGATCGCTAGATTCTCGCGCAAATAAACGCGTTTAAGGACGGCGTTCATGGTTCAGGGAAAAGGGGGCTCACGTATTGTTTTACGATATCGTCCCAATCGTGACGCTCTTCGACCCTCCGGCGAGCGCTGATTCCCATCGTCACGCGCTTTGATTCGTCATCGAGCAAAAGCTTGAGCTTCTCGGCGAGGTCGTCGGCATTCCCTGGGGCGAAATGGTAACCTTCGATACCATCTTCGAAGATGTCCGCCAAACCTCCGATCCGGCTCGCTACGACGGGCAAGCCTGCCGCCATCGCCTCAAGAGTCACCATGCCGAACGGTTCCGGCCAAAGAGAGGGAATGACAACAATATCGCATTGACTGTAGAGGTCCGGCATTTCGGAGTGGGACCTCCAGGGGATTGAACGAATTCCCGGCGCCCCTTTGAAATGGGAATCGGTCGTCCATATTTCAAAGTCCGATCGCGAGCGACGCAAGCATTCCGCCGCCGCGACCGCGACGGCGAAGCCCTTCCTCTTTTCCTCCGTTCTTCCTGGCACCAAAATCACCTTTTTCCCTTCGAAACCGCCATTTGTGCTATGGCGCGGCGTAAACCGACGGACGTCCACGCCCCCCGGCACGATCCTCACTTCCCTCGCGAAAGGCGAAACCCGATCCGCCGTGGATCGGTTATAAACCAGAACCACCCGGCTTGCATGCAGACTTTCGATGACCCGTTCGCGATAACTCGGAAGAAAAGCCCGCGCGGCAAAAAATTCGTGCAGCCACGTCGGACTCGGGTAGGAAACATAAAAGCCGAGCGTACAAACGTCACAGCGCAAATGCGTAAGAGCACCGTCCCGGAGGTAGTCTTTCTCGCATGCCTTTCCCCATCGATAAAGGAAGCCGTCGGCTTTGATGCATAGCATCTCATGGGCGTAGATGCGAACGACGGGTTTGAAGTCCTTGAGAGCTAGGGCGAGATAGGGCTTCAAGTACCAGGACTGCGTGATCCAGACATGGTCCGGTTTCCAGGCTTCGATCGCCGATTTAAATCGCGGTCCGATCCCCTTCGCGGAGAAAGAAAGCGGCCCGAACGGCACCAGCTCGATTTCCACCCCTACCGGTTCCCGAATCCTGCCCTTCCAGAAAAAACGGGTCCGATCGAGCGGCCAGCGAAACCTTTTGGAACCCACTCGGAGCCAGTCTTCCATGGTAGCTGCGAAGATCTTGACGTTATTATCCCTCGCCAGGCGAACGGCACATTCTCGAACATCCGTCTGAGCCCCCCCATCGGGCGGCCAATTGAAACAACTGTCCACGATCGCGATCCGCGCCACGCTTTATGATAACATGCCGCCCCCGGACGCGAATGGCGGTTCTTCTTTTAAACCCTCCCAACCCAAAAGGGTTCCAGGCCAACCGCGACTTCATGGGAAACTACGGGATGCTCAACACGCGCCCCGGCATCGTGTTGCCTCCGCTTCATCTCATACAGATGGGCGGAACCGTACCCGCCGAAGAGGTTTTTTTTCTGGACGCGGCCGCCGAAGGCCTCTCGCTGGATGAGACACGGGAACGGATACGAAATCGACCTCCAGATATTTCGATCGTTTTGACGTCGACCCCGACCTTCGACGAAGACTGCCAAATGGCCCGTTGGCTTAAGTCGATATCGCTGAAGCCGGTTTATTTGTACGGCCCCCATCCCGCCCATGTGCAGGACGAAGCCTTTGAAAAAAGCGACGCAGACGGCATCGTCGTCGGCTACACTCCCAAGACCCTTCCCGCGCTTCTGGCGGGACCCAAACCAGCCCTGGAAGAGATCATCTATCCGGGGCACCGAAAGGATCCCCCGCCCGTCGCCCCCGCTTTCAACTTGGACGACCTCCCCTATGGTTGCTGGGAGAAGGCGCCGCTTTATCGATATCGATTCAACCTCCACGAACCGATCCCCTTTGCTACCATGCGCACCTCTCTCGGCTGTGTTTATACATGCGCCTATTGCCCGTATGTCGTCGCTGAGGGAAACCGGTTTCTGGCGATGTCGTCCGATCGGATTTACTCCGAAATGGAGTACCTCTCATCGAAGTTTGGCGTTCGCTATATTCTGTTTCGCGATCTTCTCTTCACAGCCCAAAAAAAAAGAATCGAGCTCCTCTGCCAAAGACTGATCGAGCATCCCCTGCCGCTGAAGTGGCGGTGCGAAACATCAACACAGCACTTGACTTCCAACCTCGTAAGTTTGCTCGCACGTGCCGGTTGCACCGGAATCAACCTCGGGGTGGAGACTATCGATGA encodes the following:
- a CDS encoding radical SAM protein, giving the protein MNAVLKRVYLRENLAILSSAWKNHGFRALRPIFRAKWNQLFEPLKPSQLPVILHMETTSRCNLRCPSCIHAEKLGVGTDMDFDMFKTFIDQFEFVAKLILYGIGEPTMLKDLFRMVQYAKSKGIYCGFFTNGTLLTERMREEILSNGQDYLNISIDGPTKESFEVQRAGANFEKVIANVKALTALIRERKSLLQVTIYNCLTSANMHELPALVQLTADLGVSKLVVQDIMFWGSQGIEKAFESKTIDLERTRRNQFYEEARLAAKRLGVNLEAQISAGDGKRRCQLPWFFSYITADGLATPCNWHGWDGKFNFGSTRDRPFADIWDSQDYRAFRQEMKNSVPPAFCEKCPMYDRKMIRLA
- a CDS encoding radical SAM protein; protein product: MAVLLLNPPNPKGFQANRDFMGNYGMLNTRPGIVLPPLHLIQMGGTVPAEEVFFLDAAAEGLSLDETRERIRNRPPDISIVLTSTPTFDEDCQMARWLKSISLKPVYLYGPHPAHVQDEAFEKSDADGIVVGYTPKTLPALLAGPKPALEEIIYPGHRKDPPPVAPAFNLDDLPYGCWEKAPLYRYRFNLHEPIPFATMRTSLGCVYTCAYCPYVVAEGNRFLAMSSDRIYSEMEYLSSKFGVRYILFRDLLFTAQKKRIELLCQRLIEHPLPLKWRCETSTQHLTSNLVSLLARAGCTGINLGVETIDDLSASEMDLISKRRDLDHLQAMFRSCREHGIKANALFVFGFPADQRSGILKTIAFAKNLDADTVQFCAAVPYPGTQLFRLATQEGLIETSKWEDYSSLRPVMHTRHLAKKDVQELIRSGLRSFYLKPTRIKRLAGHPADLLRRTKAFVNFYLRR
- a CDS encoding glycosyltransferase family 4 protein — encoded protein: MARIAIVDSCFNWPPDGGAQTDVRECAVRLARDNNVKIFAATMEDWLRVGSKRFRWPLDRTRFFWKGRIREPVGVEIELVPFGPLSFSAKGIGPRFKSAIEAWKPDHVWITQSWYLKPYLALALKDFKPVVRIYAHEMLCIKADGFLYRWGKACEKDYLRDGALTHLRCDVCTLGFYVSYPSPTWLHEFFAARAFLPSYRERVIESLHASRVVLVYNRSTADRVSPFAREVRIVPGGVDVRRFTPRHSTNGGFEGKKVILVPGRTEEKRKGFAVAVAAAECLRRSRSDFEIWTTDSHFKGAPGIRSIPWRSHSEMPDLYSQCDIVVIPSLWPEPFGMVTLEAMAAGLPVVASRIGGLADIFEDGIEGYHFAPGNADDLAEKLKLLLDDESKRVTMGISARRRVEERHDWDDIVKQYVSPLFPEP